One window of Candidatus Nanosynbacter sp. HMT-352 genomic DNA carries:
- a CDS encoding HIT family protein, which translates to MNRTIFDDIVSGKMKSWKIWEDEKFLAFLTSFPNTPGFTVVIPKQNPGDYVFSLDDNLYSEMMLAVKKVAGILEKAFDTPRVALIFEGTGVAHVHAKLMPLHGDLAKGIGSPVSHEQAFYEKYPGWLTTADGPKMDDAQLDEIQAQILAVQGK; encoded by the coding sequence ATGAATCGCACAATTTTTGACGACATCGTATCTGGAAAAATGAAATCTTGGAAGATTTGGGAAGATGAGAAGTTCCTAGCATTTTTAACGTCGTTTCCTAATACACCAGGTTTTACTGTGGTGATTCCGAAGCAGAATCCGGGCGATTACGTATTTTCTTTGGATGACAATCTATATTCTGAAATGATGCTGGCGGTGAAAAAAGTTGCTGGTATTTTGGAAAAAGCGTTTGATACCCCACGAGTGGCACTGATTTTTGAAGGCACGGGTGTGGCACACGTGCATGCCAAATTGATGCCGCTTCATGGTGATTTGGCAAAGGGAATTGGTTCGCCAGTGTCACACGAACAAGCGTTTTATGAGAAATATCCTGGTTGGTTAACCACGGCCGACGGTCCAAAAATGGATGATGCTCAATTGGATGAAATTCAGGCGCAAATCTTAGCTGTGCAAGGTAAATAG